Genomic segment of Acidobacteriota bacterium:
GCGGTCACCCGGCGGCCTTGGCCACCAGCTCCTCACTGACACTCTTCGGAGCCTGTTCATACGAGGCGAACTGCATTGTGTAGTTGGCCCGCCCCTGGCTCGCCGAGCGCAGGTCCGTGGCGTATCCGAACATTTCCGACAACGGCACCCGGCAGGTGATGACCTGTGAATTGGCCCGGGCTTCCATACTCTGTACCCGCCCCCGGCGGGAGGTGATGTCGCCGATGACGTCTCCCATGTACTCCTCGGGGGTGACGACCTCGACCGCCATCACCGGCTCCATCAACACCGGCTTGGCCTTTTGGCAACCGTCCTGGAAGGCCATCGAACCGGCGATCTTGAAGGCGACCTCCGAAGAGTCCACGTCGTGGAAGCTGCCGTCGTAGAGATCCACTTCGATGCCGGTCACCGGGTAGCCGGCGAGGATCCCACTCTCCATCGCCTCCTGGATTCCCTGCTCGACAGGCTTGATGAATTCCCGCGGGATCACGCCGCCGACGATCTTGTTGTTGAAGATGAACTCTTCTTCCTCCGTCGGCCGCATGACGATCTTGGCGTGGCCGAACTGACCGCGGCCACCGCTCTGGCGGACGAAACGGCCTTCACCTTCGGCCTCCTTGGTGATGGTCTCCTTGTAGGCCACCTGCGGCTTGCCGACATTGGCGCCAACGTTGAACTCGCGCACCAGACGATCGGTGATGATCTCCAGGTGCAGCTCGCCCATGCCGGAAATCAGGGTCTGTCCGGTGTCCGGATCGGTGTGCACCCGGAAGGTCGGATCCTCCTTGGTGAGCTTGCCGAGGGCAACACCCAGCTTCTCCTGATCGGCCTTGGTCTTGGGCTCGATGGACACGGAGATTACCGGATCCGGGAAGGTCATCGACTCGAGCAACACCGGCGCGTCCGGCGCGCAGATGGTGTCGCCGGTGGTGACGTCCTTCAAGCCCACGGCGGCAGCGATGTCGCCGGCCCACACCTCGGAAATCTCTTCGCGCTTGTTGGCGTGCATCTTCAAGATCCGGCCGATGCGCTCGTTCTTCGAACGGGCGACGTTCAATACCGAAGCGCCGGACTGGACGCTGCCGGAGTACACCCGGAAGAAGGCGAGCTGGCCGACGAACGGGTCGGTCATGATCTTGAAAACCAGCGCGGAGAAAGGCGCATCGTCGTCCGACGGACGCTCGACGCTGGTCTCCTCACCGGGGATCATGCCCTCGACCGGCGGTACGTCGAGCGGCGACGGCAGGTAGTCCACTACCGCGTCGAGCAGCGGCTGGACACCCTTGTTCTTGAAGGCCGAACCGCACATCACCGGGTGCAGATCGCCGGAGATCGTGGCGCGGCGCAACGCCGCCTTGATCTCGTCGACGGTGACCTCTTCACCGGAGAGGTACTTCTCCAGCAGCTCGTCGTCCGTTTCGGACACCAGCTCGACCAGCTCTTCGCGCCGCTTGTGGGCCTCGTCCGCCAGCTCCTCGGGGATGTCGACGGTCTCGTAATCGGCGCCCATGGTCTCGTCGCGGTACAGGAAACCCTTCATCTCCACCAGATCGACAACGCCCCGGAGCTGATCCTCCGAACCCCAGGGAATCTGCAGCGCCACCGGCTTGGCGCCGAGGCGGGACTTCATCATGTCGATGGTGCGGTCAAAGTTGGCACCGACGCGGTCCATCTTGTTGACGAAGGCGATGCGGGGCACGCGGTAACCGTCGGCCTGACGCCACACCGTTTCCGACTGCGGCTCGACACCGGCCACCGCATCGAACACCGCGACGGCGCCATCGAGCACGCGCAGGGAACGCTCCACTTCGGCGGTGAAGTCGACGTGTCCCGGGGTGTCGATGATGTTGATCCGGTAGTCGTTCCAGGAGCACTGAGTCGCAGCGGAGGTGATGGTGATGCCCCGCTCCTGCTCCTGGGCCATCCAGTCCATCGTCGCGGTGCCCTCGTGGACCTCGCCGATCTTGTAGTTGACGCCCGTGTAGAAAAGGATGCGCTCGGTGGTCGTCGTCTTACCGGCATCGATGTGGGCCATGATGCCGATATTGCGCGTCTTTTCCAGGGAAACCTTGCGTGACATGATCTGAAACTCTCTAGTGAACTCGATCTATTGCGACGTTGGGGCCGCGGAGCGTCGCGATTGCGCGCTCTCGGCAAACCCAAGAATCTTTGGTTGTTGAAGTCGGGGAGCGGAAGCCTTACCAGCGGTAGTGCGAAAACGCTTTGTTCGCATCCGCCATGCGGTGCGTATCCTCTCTCTTCTTCACCGCTCCGCCGCGGCTTTCGGCAGCTTCCGAAAGCTCACCGGCCAAACGCTGCCGCATCGTCTTTTCTCCGCGGCTCTTGGCGGCGCTGATGATCCAGCGCATGGACAAGGCGAGGCGACGACCCGGGCGCACTTCGATGGGCACCTGGTAGGTCGAGCCGCCCACACGCCGGGACTTCACCTCGACGGCCGGCTTGACGTTTTCGATCGCCCGCTTGAAAACCTTCATGGCGTCGCCGTCTTCGGCGCGCTCGCCGATGGTGCTGAGGGCGTCATAGATGATCCGCTCGGCGACCGCCTTCTTACCGTCCTCCATCAGGACGTTGACGAACTTGGTCACCAACTGCGAGTTGTAGATCGGATCGGCCAGGATCTCCCGCTTCGGAACTTCGCGTCTTCTGGGCATGCCTTGTTCCCTCTAAGCCTTCGGGCGCTTGGCGCCGTACTTCGAACGACCCTGGCGGCGACCGTCGACGCCGACGGCATCGAGGGTTCCGCGGATTACGTGATAGCGCACACCGGGAAGGTCCTTCACACGGCCGCCGCGAATGAGCACAATCGAGTGCTCCTGCAGGTTGTGGCCGACCCCCGGAATATAGGTGGTCACTTCGATCCCGTTGGTCAAGCGAACACGGGCGACCTTACGGAGAGCCGAGTTTGGCTTCTTGGGCGTCTGGGTATACACGCGCACGCAAACCCCACGACGCTGCGGACAGCCTTGCAGAGCCGGGCTCTTGGTCTTGGTCTTGATGCGCTCGCGTCCCTTGCGCACCAACTGCTGAATCGTAGGCATGCGTCAACTCTCCTAAACATCGCGGATCGATCCCATAAGCGGGATTGCGGCCACGAAGCATATCGAGGCTCACGGCTGGCCCAAGGCCCTCCGCGGCCCCGCTTTCGACTACTCGCCCTCACCCGTAGGCGGGGCCTGTCCGAAGACGAAAAAGTCGCCACGGTCCCCGGGCGGGGACCCTCGGCGCGAAAACTCGCCGACAGTAACAGGGCTGCATCCGCCCCGTCAACCTCTCGGTTGCCGACCTGTCGAAGGGCCGGCGTGAAGGCGGAGTATAGCCATCCACCCAGTGCGATGCAAGGGCTAGTCGACGAGAGACTCCAGAGCCTCGTCCATGGCCGCGCCACGGCGGGACCAGAAGTACTCCTCGACCCGCGCGCGCTGGCCGATGGGCGGTTGCCTCAGGGAGGCGTCGCCCGCGGCGAGGGCCGCCAGGCGCTCCGCCAGGGCGCCGGCCTCGCCCTCACCCGACGCCTGGTAGAAGAGGTCATCGCCCAGCGGGCCGAAGATCTCCGGGTAGGCCAACCGCCGCGGCAACAGCGGCCGGGCGCCGGCCGCGGCCGCCTCCAGCACCCCCAGACCGAAGAACTCGTGGCGGGCAGTGGAGACCACCACATCCCCCAGCCGCAGCCCCGCCTCGTAGTCTTCCCGACTTTCCAGCCAGCCCCAATGCAGGATGTGCTCGGCCAGCCGCTTTCGGGCCCGTCCAAAAACCGCCGGCCGGCGTTCGAAGGACTCACCGAGCACCACCAACCGCAGATCGGCGCCGGCAGCGAGCGCCCGTTCCACCGCCTCGAAGAATACTTCCGGCCCCTTGTCGTGCTCCCAACGGGCGACCCACAGCAGGGTCAGCGGCCCACCGGAGGTCGGCCCAGGAGAAGGTTGAAGGCGCCCCGCGATCGCCGGAATGCCCGGCGCCTGCACCACGCTCCGGCGGCGGATCTCTTCGATCTCCGCCAGCGGTCGATGATCGGGCATCCGCCGGATGAGGGCCTCCGTCGCGCCCGACCAGTCGTCGCGATGGAAGGCGGAGTTGAACCACACCGCCTCGGCCGCCAGGGCGGAGGTCAGGTGGCTGAAGGCGAAGTGGAGATCGCGCCGCCGGGCAGACTCTCCGACCGCGGACGACAGCGGATAGGTGAGCTGGTTCTCGTGGAAGTAGAGCACCGCCGGCAGGGAGGCCACCTCCGGCGCCAGCCCCCGGAGCTGCGCCAGGTCCAGCATGCTCGAAGCCCACAGCAGGTCCCAGCGCTCACCCTCGGACCAGCGCCGACGGATCCGCCGGGCGAAGGTCAGTGGTGCGTGGCGCATGCGCCAGCGCCACTTGAAGGGCGGCAGGCCGAGGATCGTCCAGCGATGGCGGCTGACCTCGGACCAGCCGATGAGAAACGCGCGGTGGCTACCGCCGTCGTAGGGCTCGAGGGCGAGTACCCGCACCGCTACTCCTCTTCCTCGCTGAGGTCGTCGGTCGCGGCCTCGTCGTCAAAGCGGACAGATGCCTCCCCACCGAGGAGGCGCCGCAGGCTGTCCAGCCGATAGCCGGAAGCCGCCGACGCGGTGGACAGGTCTTGCAGCAGATCCGCCGCTCGGGATGGGTTCATCTCCGGCTCGTCGCCGGCTTCCGCCAGGGCGGCGGTGAGGGCCAGCCAGCGCACGAAGGTGGCGAAGGCCTCGCGATGGAACCACACCGTGTCGTCGAAGCGGTGGACCCCGAGGAAGCGACGGACCTCCGGATCGACCAGCCAACGTTCGAACAGCTCGCCGGCGCCCGACTCGACCTTTGCCCGCCACCAGTTCGCGAAGGAAGAGTCGGTGAACAGGCGGACCGCCTGGGCGCGGGCGTCGCTCTCCTCCTCTTCGGCCCCAACGGCGACGGCGCGGCGAATCTCCGGCAGCAGCAGCCATTGGTCGACCAGATCCCGCGGCGCCTCTGTTCCCGTACCAACCTCCGCCAGGGCCGCGAGCACCACTCGGCAGGCAACGGCCATCAGCTCCCCTCGGCGAGTCTCGAGATCCTCCGAACCCCACAGGCCGAAGGTCAACGGGCCGGTCGCCCGCGGCAAGCGGCTGAGGTCCGCGAGGGTTTCGCGTAGCCCGGCGACGACTTCGGCAAGGGCATCCTCACTCACGACGGGGATCGCGGAAGCGGAGTCTGCGAGCCCCCCGACCCCCGCCGCAAGGTGCGGCGCCACCTCCCTGAAGACCGCCTCGGACCGGGTGACGAACGCCTCGATCGCCGGCTCCGGATTGCTCTCCCGCCATAGCCGCAGCAGAGCCGGCGACGACAGGAGCTCTCCCACCGGCGCCCGCACCGGCTGCACCAGGCGCTCCCGGAAAGCCACGTCCATGTCCGCCACCGCGTGGCCGTGAAGGGCCTCCGCCAGCGAAGCCCAGGCGCCTCCAGGATCCTCCACCGAGCGGAAATCGAGGTACACCCGGTGTTCATAGGGTCCCAGCTCCGCCACCAGGCCGCGCTCGCAGAGGATCCGGCCGGAAAGGATGCGCTCGCCGCCGGCCACCGCGTCTCGGAAGATCCAGAACACATCATCTCGCGGCTCGAAGCCGAGGGCCTCGCCGAGGGACTCGCTGCGGGTGAGGCCGCCAGACCGCCCCTTACTCTGGCCCTGGCCCTGATCCCGGTCGCGATCGGCGAAGGGCACGCTCAACCGGATCGATCCGGCGGTCATCGCCGCCCGGTTGTGCACCAGCACCAGCGCGCGCTCGTCGCCGCGACGATTCGAGAAGGCGTACACATCCGCGTTGACCTCGCCGCCAGCGGCCTCGAAGGGGAACAGCCGGAAGGTCGCCACCTCGGCGAACAGCGCTCGCCGCCGCAGCAGCGGCGCGATCATCCGCTCGTGATGGGCCACGAGCCCGCGGTCCGGCGCCTCGTCGCGGTAGGCCCGGCGATACTCCATACCGTACTTCTCGCCCAGCCCTTCCCACTGCCCGTGACCG
This window contains:
- the fusA gene encoding elongation factor G, with the protein product MSRKVSLEKTRNIGIMAHIDAGKTTTTERILFYTGVNYKIGEVHEGTATMDWMAQEQERGITITSAATQCSWNDYRINIIDTPGHVDFTAEVERSLRVLDGAVAVFDAVAGVEPQSETVWRQADGYRVPRIAFVNKMDRVGANFDRTIDMMKSRLGAKPVALQIPWGSEDQLRGVVDLVEMKGFLYRDETMGADYETVDIPEELADEAHKRREELVELVSETDDELLEKYLSGEEVTVDEIKAALRRATISGDLHPVMCGSAFKNKGVQPLLDAVVDYLPSPLDVPPVEGMIPGEETSVERPSDDDAPFSALVFKIMTDPFVGQLAFFRVYSGSVQSGASVLNVARSKNERIGRILKMHANKREEISEVWAGDIAAAVGLKDVTTGDTICAPDAPVLLESMTFPDPVISVSIEPKTKADQEKLGVALGKLTKEDPTFRVHTDPDTGQTLISGMGELHLEIITDRLVREFNVGANVGKPQVAYKETITKEAEGEGRFVRQSGGRGQFGHAKIVMRPTEEEEFIFNNKIVGGVIPREFIKPVEQGIQEAMESGILAGYPVTGIEVDLYDGSFHDVDSSEVAFKIAGSMAFQDGCQKAKPVLMEPVMAVEVVTPEEYMGDVIGDITSRRGRVQSMEARANSQVITCRVPLSEMFGYATDLRSASQGRANYTMQFASYEQAPKSVSEELVAKAAG
- the rpsG gene encoding 30S ribosomal protein S7, with product MPRRREVPKREILADPIYNSQLVTKFVNVLMEDGKKAVAERIIYDALSTIGERAEDGDAMKVFKRAIENVKPAVEVKSRRVGGSTYQVPIEVRPGRRLALSMRWIISAAKSRGEKTMRQRLAGELSEAAESRGGAVKKREDTHRMADANKAFSHYRW
- the rpsL gene encoding 30S ribosomal protein S12, translating into MPTIQQLVRKGRERIKTKTKSPALQGCPQRRGVCVRVYTQTPKKPNSALRKVARVRLTNGIEVTTYIPGVGHNLQEHSIVLIRGGRVKDLPGVRYHVIRGTLDAVGVDGRRQGRSKYGAKRPKA
- a CDS encoding DUF3524 domain-containing protein, which encodes MRVLALEPYDGGSHRAFLIGWSEVSRHRWTILGLPPFKWRWRMRHAPLTFARRIRRRWSEGERWDLLWASSMLDLAQLRGLAPEVASLPAVLYFHENQLTYPLSSAVGESARRRDLHFAFSHLTSALAAEAVWFNSAFHRDDWSGATEALIRRMPDHRPLAEIEEIRRRSVVQAPGIPAIAGRLQPSPGPTSGGPLTLLWVARWEHDKGPEVFFEAVERALAAGADLRLVVLGESFERRPAVFGRARKRLAEHILHWGWLESREDYEAGLRLGDVVVSTARHEFFGLGVLEAAAAGARPLLPRRLAYPEIFGPLGDDLFYQASGEGEAGALAERLAALAAGDASLRQPPIGQRARVEEYFWSRRGAAMDEALESLVD